Genomic segment of Gloeocapsa sp. PCC 7428:
TATACATTGTGGCATGGGGAAACACCTACAAAAGAAGATATCGCGCAAAAAATTGGTGCTGATGCTGTTTTCCCAATGGCAGAATTACCCGCACACTTAGCCGGAGTAGCAACAATTCCAGTGCAAGATGCAGCGACTTGGACAGAACAAACACAGTTACTCGATCGCTGGGTATTGCCAGAAAGACCACTGGAAGGAATTGATTTAGAATTAGCAAAAGCAATTATTTCTTTGCGCCTTGTTCACGATGCCGGTGCGTTAGCCCAATTGCGCAAAGCTGCGGCGGTGACGGTAAAGGCGCATAAAGCAGGAATGGCGGCGACGCGGAAGGCTAAAACTGAAGCTGACATTCGCGCGGCGATGGAAAGTGCGATTATTGCAGAAAATATGAGTTGTGCGTATGCAAGTATTGTGACGATTCATGGCGAAGTGTTGCATAGCGATCGCTACCATAATAGAATTCAAGCTGGAGACTTGTTGCTTGCGGATGTAGGTGCGGAAACAGCCACAGGGTGGGCAGCGGATGTGACGCGGACTTGGGCAGTTTCGGGTAAATTCTCATCTACCCAAAGAGATATTTACGATATTGTTTTAGCAGCGCACGATGCTTGTATTGCTAAAGTGTGTCGAGGTGTTGAGTATCGCGATCTTCATTTTTTGGCAGCAACGACGATTGCGGAAGGGTTAGTCGATTTAGGCATTTTGCGGGGTAATGCAGAAGATTTAGTAGAAAAAGATGTTCATGCGTTGTTCTTTCCCCATGGTGTCGGTCATTTACTCGGCTTAGATGTCCATGATATGGAAGATTTAGGAGATTTAGCAGGATATGAACCAGGAAGGACGAGAAGCGATCGCTTTGGTTTAGGATATCTGCGTTTGGATCGGCCCTTACGTCCTGGAATGCTGGTAACAATTGAACCTGGATTTTATCAAGTTCCAGCAATTTTAAATAACTCCGAAGTCCGCAGTGCGTATCAAGATGCAGTTAATTGGGAACGTCTCGCACAGTTTGCCGATGTACGCGGAATTCGGATTGAAGATGATGTGCTAGTTACTGAAGCCGGAAGCGAGGTATTAACCGCAGATTTGCCCACCCAAGCTGAGGATATTGAACAAAGTAGTGAAGAGTGGCTAGTGATTAGTGAAGAGTGACTAGTGATTAGCCACTGACCAATAGCCACGCTATTCTTAATAAGAAATCTCTTGGCGATCGCGGAAAAACTTGCCACTAAGATCGGGTGACGCTTTGGTTGCTAACCAAATTGCGGTATCTGCG
This window contains:
- a CDS encoding aminopeptidase P family protein; this encodes MNSYSNHSLADTLGDRRRRLAEIFAAPVVLWSGRRSPRNFAANTFPFRASSHFLYFAGLPLENAAICLEAGQLTLFIDDPSPSYTLWHGETPTKEDIAQKIGADAVFPMAELPAHLAGVATIPVQDAATWTEQTQLLDRWVLPERPLEGIDLELAKAIISLRLVHDAGALAQLRKAAAVTVKAHKAGMAATRKAKTEADIRAAMESAIIAENMSCAYASIVTIHGEVLHSDRYHNRIQAGDLLLADVGAETATGWAADVTRTWAVSGKFSSTQRDIYDIVLAAHDACIAKVCRGVEYRDLHFLAATTIAEGLVDLGILRGNAEDLVEKDVHALFFPHGVGHLLGLDVHDMEDLGDLAGYEPGRTRSDRFGLGYLRLDRPLRPGMLVTIEPGFYQVPAILNNSEVRSAYQDAVNWERLAQFADVRGIRIEDDVLVTEAGSEVLTADLPTQAEDIEQSSEEWLVISEE